In Haemorhous mexicanus isolate bHaeMex1 chromosome 6, bHaeMex1.pri, whole genome shotgun sequence, a single window of DNA contains:
- the LGR4 gene encoding leucine-rich repeat-containing G-protein coupled receptor 4 isoform X2, with protein MNNITRLPEDAFKNFPYLEELRLAGNDLTFIHPKALSGLKELKVLTLQNNQLKTVPNEAIRGLSGLQSLRLDANHITAIPEDSFEGLLQLRHLWLDDNSLTEVPISPLSNLPSLQALTLALNRITHIPDYAFTNLSSLVVLHLHNNKIKTIGKHCFDGLDNLETLDLNYNNMVEFPEAIKALPSLKELGFHSNYISIIPDGAFAGNPLLRTIHLYDNPLSFVGNSAFQNLSDLHSLVIRGASMVQWFPNLTGTVNLESLTLTGTKINSVPVNLCQEQKVLRTLDLSYNNIKYLPSFKGCHTLEEISLQHNQIHEIAEDTFQGLSSLRVLDLSRNRIHQIHKGAFITVGALLNLDLSFNELSSVPAEGLSGLNQLKLTGNSELKEALAAKSFAKLRSLSVPYAYQCCAFWGCDSYLNSNAEDSRHQDQGALMDREKVNADILRNEKNEEFGQTIIHCTPATGAFKPCEYLLGSWMIRLTVWFIFLVALFFNLLVMLTIFASCTTLPSSKLFISLISVSNLFMGVYTGILTFLDAVSWRRFAEFGIWWETGSGCRIAGFLAVFSSESAIFFLMLAAVERSLSAKEFIKKGKSNHQKQFQIGAFFAFLCALVAGCLPLFYKAEYSASPLCLPFPTGETPLLGFTVTLVLLNSLAFLLMAVIYTKLYCNLEKEDLSENSQSSMIKHVAWLIFTNCIFFCPVAFFSFAPLITAISISPEIMKSVTLIFFPLPACLNPVLYVFFNPKFKEDWKQLRRHLSRRSGAVAIAVGAQGDVAQDFYYDCSIYSHLQGGNVALCKCCESLLLSKPVPCKHLIKSQSCPALAVVPCPRQDGSWSDCGTQSAHSDYADEDDSFVSDSSDQVQACGRACFYQSRGFPLVRYAYNIPRIKD; from the exons GCGTTTAGATGCCAACCACATCACTGCCATCCCAGAGGACAGCTTTGAGGGGCTGTTGCAGCTGAGGCACCTCTGGCTGGATGACAATAGCTTGACAGAGGTTCCCATCTCTCCGCTCAGCAATCTCCCCTCCCTGCAAGCCTTGACTCTGGCTCTCAACAGGATAACTCACATTCCTGACTATGCATTCACCAACCTTTCCAGCCTGGTTGTTCT acatcttcataataataaaataaaaactataggAAAACACTGTTTTGATGGATTAGACAACCTTGAAACCTT agATTTAAATTATAACAACATGGTAGAGTTCCCTGAAGCCATAAAAGCACTTCCAAGTCTAAAGGAGTT GGGATTTCACAGTAACTACATTTCCATAATTCCTGATGgtgcatttgcaggaaacccCCTTCTGAGAACGAT ACATTTGTATGATAatcctttgtcttttgtggggAACTCAGCATTTCAGAATCTGTCAGATCTGCATTCCCT GGTCATTCGGGGTGCCAGCATGGTGCAGTGGTTTCCTAATTTGACAGGAACTGTAAATCTGGAGAGCTT aactCTTACAGGAACTAAGATAAACAGTGTTCCTGTTAATTTATGCCAAGAGCAAAAGGTGCTTCGAACTTT ggACTTGTCTTATAACAATATAAAGTACCTCCCAAGTTTTAAGGGGTGCCACACCTTGGAGGAAAT TTCCTTGCAGCATAATCAAATCCATGAAATTGCAGAAGACACCTTTCAAGGACTATCCTCCCTTCGTGTCCT GGACCTCAGTAGAAATCGGATCCATCAGATCCACAAGGGAGCTTTCATCACTGTTGGAGCTCTTCTTAACCT AGACCTGAGTTTCAACGAGCTCAGTTCAGTTCCAGCTGAAGGATTGAGTGGACTGAACCAGCTGAAACTCACAGGCAATTCTGAGCTGAAAGAAGCTTTGGCAGCCAAGAGCTTCGCCAAGCTGCG GTCACTCTCTGTACCATATGCTTATCAGTGCTGTGCATTTTGGGGTTGTGATTCTTATCTAAACTCCAATGCTGAAGATTCCAGACACCAAGATCAAGGTGCCTTGATGGATCGTGAGAAGG TTAATGCAGATATTCTAAGAAACgagaaaaatgaggaatttggACAGACTATTATTCACTGTACACCAGCAACAG gTGCTTTTAAGCCTTGTGAATATTTATTGGGCAGCTGGATGATTCGCCTTACtgtctggtttatttttttggttgctttgtTCTTCAACCTGCTTGTCATGTTAACAATTTTTGCATCCTGTACTACATTGCCATCTTCCAAACTGTTTATAAGCCTGATTTCTGTCTCTAACTTATTTATGGGAGTCTATACTGGTATTTTAACTTTCTTGGATGCTGTATCTTGGAGAAGATTTGCTGAATTTGGCATATGGTGGGAGACTGGCAGTGGTTGCAGAATTGCTGGGTTTCTTGCAGTTTTTTCATCAGAAAgtgccatttttttcctgatgttggCAGCTGTTGAACGGAGCTTGTCTGCAAAGGAGTTtattaaaaaggggaaaagcaaccaccaaaaacaatttcaaattggagcattttttgctttcctgtgcGCTCTGGTAGCGGGCTGCTTACCACTTTTTTATAAAGCAGAGTACTCAGCATCACCCCTTTGCTTGCCCTTCCCCACTGGAGAAACACCTTTGTTAGGTTTCACAGTaactctggtgctgctgaaTTCACTAGCATTTTTGCTGATGGCTGTTATCTACACTAAACTCTACTGCAACTTGGAGAAGGAGGATCTCTCAGAGAACTCCCAGTCCAGCATGATTAAGCATGTGGCTTGGCTAATCTTCACCAACTGCATCTTCTTCTGTCCTGTTGCCTTCTTCTCCTTCGCACCGCTGATCACGGCCATTTCTATCAGCCCTGAAATCATGAAGTCTgtcactttgatttttttcccgCTGCCTGCTTGCCTGAACCCAGTCCTCTATGTGTTCTTCAACCCGAAGTTCAAGGAAGACTGGAAGCAGCTCAGGCGCCACCTGAGCAGGAGGAGCGGGGCTGTGGCCATCGCTGTGGGTGCCCAGGGGGACGTGGCGCAGGACTTTTACTACGACTGCAGCATTTACTCCCACCTGCAGGGCGGCAACGTCGCTCTGTGCAAGTGCTGCGAGTCACTCCTGCTGTCCAAGCCTGTGCCCTGCAAACATTTAATAAAGTCCCAGAGCTGTCCGGCGCTGGCTGTGGTGCCGTGCCCGAGGCAGGACGGCTCCTGGTCGGACTGTGGCACGCAGTCGGCCCACTCGGACTACGCGGACGAGGATGACTCCTTTGTGTCGGACAGCTCAGACCAAGTGCAGGCCTGCGGCCGTGCCTGTTTCTACCAAAGCAGGGGCTTCCCCTTGGTGCGCTATGCCTACAACATCCCAAGAATCAAAGACTGA